A section of the Brachyhypopomus gauderio isolate BG-103 chromosome 13, BGAUD_0.2, whole genome shotgun sequence genome encodes:
- the LOC143474066 gene encoding uncharacterized protein LOC143474066 — protein sequence MAFLKQNTCPSLVVQLLQMLEPGRKEVDKPLKDSFEETPTVPDVVFKMFLLCQQQARLVEALRKENRLLKQDTAKLSSEVERLRHNLQLTTHALNDVLTVSERHTGLTETARLQRESELARARAQDFLVTRSDTSRPSKLVTVESQYSQHSTGDDAPVVRPKAPAPVPMSLRLDVTSSSSEYPYDTTDCSASEAQSEASVENHPPRADALSASSCYESAEPFYSSLASAPLLLSNKESNTNPAMSFGPPYSLHDVQTRDIPSGTTARKPYLNAEHHSTDPRTGWRSDVHVPASSSRRNAGISQLEMRKGSLLPPMDRDQEGRKHAGDHYPPHDVQTRDISLGTTVKKPCMNAEHHSTDPRTGWHSDVHAPAVSSRGNAEISQLEMHKGSLLPPIDTEQDGRRHADVHHWQNVQTRDVSPGRADNRPYLNAEHHSTDPRTGWHSDVHATAFSSRRNTDISQLEMHKGSLLPPRHRETGGSRHPIDQELHHLDSEGPPSYSNRHVLEHFPRLKLLDSLAKDMEPFDPARSNYHVEDYLKEIERSLSDLPYATEREKVKLIWKTTSRSVHTFIESQPFSIRDSYTQLCKALAEEYSPFFDEASAFMSAIKIKHKRSEHPRDYFNRLKQTFFQGRNGPGLTEDRTFKSLFLHNLHPCVRTHVTLLARQGDLSMREIRKTTQTVWETVVQPSLPEGDSKELQDPPYAFPVNSDTVISAGPSHYSRHRDRAKRWKERQNQWKGGQP from the coding sequence ATGGCTTTCCTAAAGCAGAATACTTGTCCGTCTCTGGttgttcagctccttcagatgcttgAACCAGGTAGAAAGGAAGTTGACAAACCTCTAAAGGACTCCTTTGAGGAGACCCCTACCGTTCcagatgtagtttttaaaatgttccttctatgtcagcagcaggctcgcttagtagaggcactacgcaaggaaaatagactcctcaaacaggacactgctaagctcagttctgaggttgagcgccttcgccacaacctccaactgaccactcatgcgctgaatgacgtgctcaccgtaagtgaacgtcacacgggcttaacagaaactgcccgcctccaaagGGAGAGTGAACTTGCCCGTGCAAGAGCGCAGGATTTCCTTGTAACTAGGTCCGACACCTCTAGACCTTCTAAATTAGTTACAGTAGAAAGCCAATATAGtcagcactccacaggtgatGATGCACCTGTTGTACGTCCTAAGGCCCCGGCTCCAGTCCCCATGAGCCTTAGGTTAGATGtaactagttcttcctcagagtatccatatgatactactgactgttcagcttctgaagctcaaagtgaagcctctgtggagaatcaccctcctagagcagatgccctgtctgcatcatcttgctacgagtcagcagagcccttttactcgtccctagcttctgcccccttactcttgagtaacaaagagagtaatactaatcctgctatgtcttttggccctccttattctctgcatgatgtccagaccagggacatcccgtcaggtacaacagctaggaagccttacttaaatgctgagcatcattccactgacccacgcacaggctggcgcagtgacgtacatgttccagcttcttcctcaaggagaaatgcaggtatttctcaacttgagatgcgcaaaggctcactgttgccccctatggacagagaccaggaaggtagaaagcatgctggtgaccattatcctccgcatgatgtccagaccagggacatctcattaggtaccacagttaagaagccttgtatgaatgctgagcatcattccactgacccacgcacaggctggcacagtgacgtacatgctccagctgtttcctcaagaggaaatgcagaaatttcccaacttgagatgcacaaaggctcactgttgccccctatagacacagagcaggacggcagaaggcatgctgatgtacaccactggcagaacgtacagacaagggacgtctcaccaggtagagcagataacaggccttacttaaacgctgagcatcattccactgacccacgcacaggctggcacagtgacgtacatgctacagctttttcctcaaggagaaatacagatatttctcaacttgagatgcataaaggctcattactgccacctaggcacagagagacaggaggcagtaggcatcctattgaccaagagttacaccacttggatagtgaaggtccaccttcctattctaatagacatgtccttgaacatttccctcggttaaagttactagattcactagccaaggacatggagccattcgacccagcaaggtcaaactaccatgttgaagactacctcaaagaaattgagcgtagcctctcggacttgccttatgcaaccgaacgagagaaagtgaagctaatttggaaaaccacctctagatcagttcacacgttcatagagtcacagccgttttccattagggacagttacactcagctttgtaaagccctcgctgaggagtattcccctttctttgacgaagcgtcagcattcatgtcggccattaaaattaagcacaagcgttcagagcatcccagagattactttaatcgcttgaaacaaacatttttccagggaagaaatggaccaggtctcacagaagaccgaaccttcaaatccctatttttgcataatctccacccttgtgtgagaacccatgtcacacttttagcacgccaaggtgacctgtcgatgcgtgagatcagaaagaccacgcagacagtttgggagactgttgtgcagcccagtctgcctgaaggagactccaaagagctccaagatcctccctatgctttccctgtaaattcagacactgttatttctgcaggcccctctcactactctcgccacagggacagagccaagaggtggaaagagaggcagaaccagtggaaggggggacagccatag